The following proteins are co-located in the Melanotaenia boesemani isolate fMelBoe1 chromosome 5, fMelBoe1.pri, whole genome shotgun sequence genome:
- the LOC121640017 gene encoding vang-like protein 2, which yields MDNESTYSSYSYKSSHSRSSRKHRERRDRHRSKSRDCSIRGDKSVVIQAPGEPLLDAESTIADERDDNWGETTTVVTGTSVDSVSNEDLTRITKDLEDSSPLDCRRYISPVLGAVLGLFSLLTPLAFLVLPQLLWRDTLDPCGTPCEGLYISMAFKLLILFISTWALFLRPPRATLPRFYVFRCLLLALVFLFVASYWLFYGVRVLEPRETDYRGIVGYAASLVDALLFIQYLALVLLEVRHLQPAFCLKVVRTTDGVSRFYNVGYLSIQRAAVWVLDQYYSDFPVYNPALLNLPKSILTKRLSAFKVYNLEEENSTNNSTGQSRAMIAAAARRRDNSHNEYYYEEAEVERRLRKRKARLVVAVEEAFTHIKRHQDEESTASSPKHPREVMDPREAAQAIFAPMARAMQKYLRATRQQSYHTMESIINHLQFCITHNMTPKAFLERYLTPGPTLQYLDNNRGRQWTLVSEEPVTASLRQGHVFCLKRLDFALVITVTPLPFLRLGEEFIDPKSHKFVMKLQSETSV from the exons AGAGAGAAGGGACAGGCATCGCTCAAAGAGTCGTGATTGTTCCATCCGTGGTGACAAATCGGTGGTCATCCAGGCTCCAGGGGAGCCACTGCTGGATGCAGAGTCCACGATAGCAGATGAGCGG GATGATAACTGGGGCGAGACCACCACAGTGGTCACCGGCACCTCTGTGGACAGCGTCTCCAACGAGGACCTGACACGGATCACCAAAGACTTGGAAGATTCCTCCCCTCTCGACTGCCGCCGTTACATCAGCCCCGTGCTGGGTGCTGTTTTGGGGCTCTTTTCACTCCTCACTCCTCTGGCCTTCTTGGTTCTGCCTCAGCTCCTGTGGCGGGACACGTTGGACCCTTGCGGAACGCCATGCGAAGGCCTTTACATTTCCATGGCCTTCAAGCTCCTGATCCTCTTTATCTCCACATGGGCGCTGTTTCTCCGCCCTCCTCGAGCCACTCTGCCGCGCTTCTATGTCTTCCGCTGTCTGCTGCTGGCACTGGTCTTTCTCTTCGTGGCGTCGTACTGGCTCTTCTACGGAGTGCGAGTGCTGGAGCCCAGAGAGACGGACTACAGGGGGATTGTGGGATACGCAGCATCTTTGGTGGATGCGCTTCTGTTCATTCAGTACTTGGCCCTGGTCCTACTGGaggtcagacacctgcagcctGCCTTTTGTTTGAAGGTTGTCCGGACCACAGATGGAGTCAGTCGCTTCTATAACGTGGGATATCTCAG TATCCAGCGGGCAGCCGTCTGGGTTCTGGACCAGTACTACAGTGACTTCCCCGTCTACAACCCTGCACTGCTTAACCTGCCCAAGTCCATCCTCACCAAGAGGTTGTCTGCCTTTAAAGTCTACAACCTGGAAGAAG AGAACAGCACAAACAACTCCACAGGACAGTCCAGAGCCATGATTGCAGCAGCCGCTCGGAGAAGAGACAACTCTCACAATGAGTATTACTACGAGGAAGCAGAGGTGGAGCGGAGGCTTCGCAAACGCAAAGCCAG GCTGGTGGTGGCCGTAGAAGAAGCCTTCACCCACATCAAGCGTCACCAGGATGAAGAATCAACTGCATCCTCTCCCAAACACCCCCGGGAGGTGATGGACCCCAGGGAGGCTGCTCAGGCCATCTTCGCCCCCATGGCCAGGGCCATGCAGAAGTACCTCCGTGCCACCAGGCAGCAGTCCTACCACACCATGGAGAGCATCATCAACCACCTCCAGTTCTGCATTACACACAACATGACCCCCAAG gCTTTCCTGGAGCGTTACCTCACCCCAGGCCCCACCCTCCAGTATCTGGACAACAACAGGGGGCGTCAGTGGACACTAGTAAGCGAGGAGCCAGTGACTGCGTCACTACGCCAAGGCCACGTCTTCTGCCTGAAGCGACTCGACTTCGCCCTGGTTATTACAGTAACACCCCTTCCTTTCCTACGCCTGGGCGAGGAGTTTATTGACCCCAAAAGCCACAAATTTGTCATGAAGCTTCAGTCAGAGACATCTGTGTAG